From the Candidatus Neptunochlamydia vexilliferae genome, the window AGGAAGGGACCTGCTTTTTTCTTGAGGAGATCGCCAAGGGCGGTCCGAGCAGCCAAGAAGATGAAGGTTGCCCCAATGGTGGCGGCAATGGTGACATAGAAGGTGCTTAAGGGAACGCCGAAGAGGAAGCCTCCGATGAGAGAAAGGACCGCTCCTGCGGGAATCGAAAGGGTCACGGTGACGATATAGATGAGGATAAAGAGAAAGGGAGCAAGCATAGGATAATGGGCGATGTAGGTGAGGAGTTTTTCTCGGTGTTCTTTGATATTATCGAAGGTGAGGTAGTCGGTGAGCCCTGAAAAGTAGGCAATGAGCATGAGGATCACGATGATGGTGAGGGGGATCCATTTTTTCATTGGGGTTATTCCTCCATATTTTCTATATAGAAAATATGAACGTAGAAAGAAAGCGCCTTTTAGAAAATGATAAGCGGACCAAGTATTGGAAACGGTGGGGTCCCTACTTGGCAGAGCGGCAGTGGGGAACCGTTCGAGAAGATTATAGCGAAGATGGTGATGTATGGAACTCGTTTCCTTATGAGATGGCGTTGGAGCGGGCCTACCGGTGGGGAGAAGATGGAATCGGGGGCATTTGTGATACCCACGCCCGCCTCTGTTTAGCCTTTAGCTTTTGGAATGGGGAGGATCCTTTCATCAAGGAGCGGATGTTTGGTCTCGCCAACCCGGAGGGAAACCATGGGGAGGATGTGAAGGAGTGTTACTACTACCTCGACAATACCCCTACCCACTCCTACATGAAGTATCTCTATAAATATCCCCAGGTGGAGTTTCCTTACGAGGCTCTGCGGAAGGTCAACGGGAGCCGGACCCAAGATGAGCCGGAGTATGAGCTTGTCGATACAGGGGTTTTTGATCATGACCGCTATTATGATATCTTCATCGAATATGGGAAAAAAAGTCCCACCGATATCGCGATCCGCCTCACCATTTTCAATCGGGGAGATGAGGAAAAAAAACTCCACATCCTCCCCACTTTTTGGGCCCGCAATACCTGGTTTAAAGAGGGGGTCGAAAAGCCCACCTTGAAAGGAGAAGGCTCGCTGATCGCAGCCGACCATCCGGAGCTGGGTCAATGGTTCCTCTATGGGGATGAACCGAAGGAGCTCCTCTTTACCGAAAATGAGTCGAAAGAAAAGGGGGGATACACCAAGGGGGGAATTAACGCCTACTTGGTTCATGGCGAAAAAGGAGCTATAAACCCAGAGCAGGTGGGAACGAAGGGGGCATTTCATTATGAGCTCACCATTCCCCCGGGAGAGTCGAGAGAGGTCCACCTCCGCCTGTGCACCGATAAGGAGCTTAAACACCCCACCGATGAGGTGACTAAAACATTAAAGGTCCGTTGCCGAGAGGCCGAAGAGTTTTATGGAGAGCTCATTCCCACCTCTCTTTCCGACGAGCACCGGATGATTGCTCGGCAGGCCTGCGCTGGAATGCTGTGGAACAAGATGTATTATAACCTTGTGATTCCCAGTTGGCTCAAAGGAGATCCCGACTTTTCTCCTCCCCTTCCTCCCCATGACCCTGACACCGCGCGTAATAGCGAGTGGCTCCATCTGCACTCCGACGATGTGGTGTCCACTCCCGACAAGTGGGAGTTTAACATGTTTTTCTCGTGGGACACCGCCTTTCATGCCCTGCCCCTTTCCGCCCTCGATCCCTCATATGCCAAACACCACCTCAACCTCCTGACCCAAGAGTG encodes:
- a CDS encoding TVP38/TMEM64 family protein, with translation MKKWIPLTIIVILMLIAYFSGLTDYLTFDNIKEHREKLLTYIAHYPMLAPFLFILIYIVTVTLSIPAGAVLSLIGGFLFGVPLSTFYVTIAATIGATFIFLAARTALGDLLKKKAGPFLSKMEAGFQKNATSYLLFLRFIPLFPFWLVNLAPSFFNVKTRTYLWTTFIGIIPGAYVYTQAGSGLGAIFDQGKEFSIKSVLNIEIRLALILLALFALIPTFVRRLKNAREKP
- a CDS encoding MGH1-like glycoside hydrolase domain-containing protein; this translates as MNVERKRLLENDKRTKYWKRWGPYLAERQWGTVREDYSEDGDVWNSFPYEMALERAYRWGEDGIGGICDTHARLCLAFSFWNGEDPFIKERMFGLANPEGNHGEDVKECYYYLDNTPTHSYMKYLYKYPQVEFPYEALRKVNGSRTQDEPEYELVDTGVFDHDRYYDIFIEYGKKSPTDIAIRLTIFNRGDEEKKLHILPTFWARNTWFKEGVEKPTLKGEGSLIAADHPELGQWFLYGDEPKELLFTENESKEKGGYTKGGINAYLVHGEKGAINPEQVGTKGAFHYELTIPPGESREVHLRLCTDKELKHPTDEVTKTLKVRCREAEEFYGELIPTSLSDEHRMIARQACAGMLWNKMYYNLVIPSWLKGDPDFSPPLPPHDPDTARNSEWLHLHSDDVVSTPDKWEFNMFFSWDTAFHALPLSALDPSYAKHHLNLLTQEWYMHPNGMLPAYEWNFYDVNPPVHAWATLRTFKIDKKQNGAGDYTFLEQVFQKLLLNFTWWVNRKDHAGKNIFQGGFLGLDNISVFNRSAELPAGSTLYQSDATSWMGMFCLNMLAISFELSLKDVAYQGMANKFYNHFLLIADAINYSADRSHPLWNEEDGFYYDVLKMADGEEHPLKVRSLVGLMPLLAVTTIEAETLEKMPLFRKKMEWFLHHRHDLCDKVACMKTPGMNERRILSIVNQEKLVKLLSVMLDENQFLSTYGICSISKCHEETPFSLTLDGKTFTVDYEPGESKSRLFGGNSNWRGPIWFPLNILLIEALQKYHYYYGDELKVECPTGSGNFMNLWDVAAEIAQRLVRIFEKNEEGKRPVFGDYAKFQSEHFQDHLFFHEYFHGCSGKGLGASHQMGWTGCVAKLIKQLGEYGHL